One window of Paenibacillus albicereus genomic DNA carries:
- a CDS encoding GDSL-type esterase/lipase family protein, with product MIDKGIYFHNVVEMVPVAEGLQLCRIPTELRLSLNGIAQDSGQKTGAVELRFHLKSDRIRLKFAVLNPEQLTGGHAVAEVLHGTFPETAPRFLGRHETEIVVERPAELAALTELAAKSQAAFPPDLVRILLPYETRIALVEVDGEAEPPRAGSMPSRTLLAYGSSITSGASAVRPSGQYAGRTAERLGADLRSVSCAGGAMAEPEMAAYIAAQPWDAAFIELGINLIWDVPRGVPGSPEAFRGKVDAFLSILAEKRPHDWIFVTDLFAYKGDLSGDPLGAAFRDIVADKVRRLGRPNVVHLPGLQLLPDPALLAFDLIHPSEDGHAVLADRLAGSIGKQWSGLQPAAAPSRIEEER from the coding sequence GTGATCGACAAGGGCATCTATTTCCACAATGTTGTCGAGATGGTTCCCGTCGCCGAAGGCCTGCAGCTGTGCCGGATCCCGACGGAGCTGCGCCTGTCCCTGAACGGCATCGCGCAGGACTCGGGCCAGAAGACGGGAGCGGTGGAGCTGCGCTTCCACCTGAAGTCGGACCGGATCCGCCTGAAGTTCGCCGTCCTCAATCCGGAGCAGCTGACCGGCGGCCATGCGGTCGCCGAGGTGCTGCACGGCACGTTCCCCGAGACGGCGCCGCGCTTCCTCGGCCGGCACGAGACGGAGATCGTCGTCGAGAGGCCGGCGGAGCTGGCTGCGCTGACGGAGCTGGCGGCGAAGTCCCAGGCGGCGTTCCCGCCCGACCTCGTGCGCATCCTGCTGCCGTACGAGACCCGGATCGCGCTGGTGGAGGTCGACGGGGAGGCGGAGCCGCCGCGCGCGGGCAGCATGCCGTCCCGCACGCTGCTCGCCTACGGCTCGTCGATCACGAGCGGCGCGTCCGCTGTCCGTCCGTCGGGCCAGTATGCCGGCCGGACGGCCGAGCGGCTCGGCGCGGACCTGCGCAGCGTCTCCTGCGCCGGCGGCGCCATGGCCGAGCCCGAGATGGCCGCCTATATCGCGGCCCAGCCTTGGGACGCGGCGTTCATCGAGCTCGGCATCAACCTGATCTGGGACGTGCCGCGCGGCGTGCCCGGCTCGCCGGAGGCGTTCCGCGGCAAGGTGGATGCGTTCCTGTCGATCCTCGCCGAGAAGCGCCCTCACGACTGGATCTTCGTCACGGACCTGTTCGCCTACAAGGGCGACCTGTCCGGCGATCCGCTCGGCGCGGCGTTCCGGGACATCGTCGCGGACAAGGTGCGGCGGCTCGGCCGTCCGAATGTCGTGCATCTGCCGGGCCTGCAGCTGCTGCCGGATCCGGCGCTGCTGGCGTTCGACCTGATCCATCCGTCCGAGGACGGCCACGCCGTGCTGGCCGATCGACTGGCCGGAAGCATTGGGAAGCAGTGGAGCGGCCTCCAGCCGGCCGCCGCGCCTTCCCGCATCGAAGAGGAGCGATGA
- a CDS encoding cache domain-containing sensor histidine kinase, producing MRVQTHRAYKLRSILIACLVANILLSMLLIGGLSYYSMQSVLRNKVEKGVQLNVRQVAGEIGNAIQNLESAAKQMAISGTAAGRLKDYMASTGYAKVQNKQDLDDLLGSISYSNASLGLIGYFDPKNGEMLLSTQLARPDAQPDSFTALSAKGSLEVQGIHPSLYLYGSKQLVLSVIQPVQLQADSPRQAYAYAETNYNVVDQLLSDGRYGFPARYILADKQGRIVYSQLDAYPVGSQADIGFESVSDERTGLVLFHEASSEGWHLLLAVDPGFYRSELDQWLGRFIVFAALCLVISLAAALFVWRLIQSRLTLLRGEIESMADSHFEREHHPVRILEFDVLLLRFAKMRQRIGELLLQVEEKERRKRHLEVEKLKYQINPHFIHNTLNTIQWMARMSKQEDIFDMVAVFSRILQYNLSKEGDWVTVAEELEAIEDYMKLQRIRYNYQFRLEISLEDKLKEQRIPRFIVQPLVENAMYHGFTDQNGCVTVRVRREGAVHYAIEVSDDGIGMDSQALERLLEESDESSRKSGLGIGLSFVDRSIRTHFGEPYRLHAASSPGEGTTMSIILPIRSHEEEPT from the coding sequence ATGCGGGTCCAGACCCATCGTGCCTACAAGCTGCGCAGCATCCTCATCGCCTGCCTCGTCGCCAACATCCTGCTCTCGATGCTGCTCATCGGGGGCTTGTCCTATTACTCCATGCAGAGCGTGCTCCGCAACAAGGTCGAGAAGGGCGTGCAGCTCAACGTGCGCCAGGTCGCGGGCGAGATCGGCAACGCGATCCAGAACCTGGAGTCCGCCGCCAAGCAGATGGCCATCAGCGGCACGGCCGCCGGACGGCTCAAGGACTACATGGCCAGCACGGGCTACGCCAAAGTCCAGAACAAGCAGGATCTGGACGACCTGCTCGGCTCGATCAGCTATTCCAACGCCAGCCTCGGTCTGATCGGCTACTTCGATCCGAAGAACGGGGAGATGCTGCTGTCCACGCAGCTGGCCCGGCCGGATGCGCAGCCGGACAGCTTCACGGCGCTGTCCGCCAAGGGCAGCCTTGAGGTGCAAGGCATCCATCCGTCCTTGTATCTGTACGGCAGCAAGCAGCTCGTGCTGTCGGTCATCCAGCCCGTGCAGCTGCAGGCGGATTCGCCACGGCAAGCCTACGCTTACGCCGAGACGAACTACAACGTCGTCGACCAGCTCCTGAGCGACGGGCGCTACGGCTTCCCAGCCCGGTACATCCTCGCGGACAAGCAGGGCCGCATCGTCTACAGCCAGCTGGATGCCTACCCGGTCGGCAGCCAGGCCGACATCGGCTTCGAGAGCGTGTCCGACGAGCGGACGGGCCTCGTGCTGTTCCACGAAGCGAGTTCGGAGGGCTGGCATCTGCTGCTGGCGGTCGATCCCGGCTTCTACCGGAGCGAGCTGGACCAGTGGCTCGGACGCTTCATCGTCTTCGCCGCGCTGTGCCTCGTCATCAGCCTGGCCGCCGCGCTGTTCGTCTGGCGGCTCATCCAGAGCCGCCTGACGCTGCTGCGGGGCGAGATCGAGTCGATGGCCGACAGCCACTTCGAGCGGGAGCATCACCCGGTCCGGATTCTCGAGTTCGACGTGCTGCTGCTGCGCTTCGCCAAGATGCGGCAGCGGATCGGCGAGCTGCTGCTGCAGGTGGAGGAGAAGGAGCGCCGGAAGCGGCATCTGGAGGTCGAGAAGCTGAAGTACCAGATCAACCCGCATTTCATCCACAACACGCTCAACACGATCCAGTGGATGGCGAGGATGAGCAAGCAGGAGGACATCTTCGACATGGTCGCGGTGTTCAGCCGCATCCTCCAGTACAATCTGAGCAAGGAGGGCGACTGGGTGACCGTCGCCGAGGAGCTGGAGGCGATCGAGGACTACATGAAGCTGCAGCGCATCCGCTACAACTACCAGTTCCGGCTGGAGATCAGTCTCGAGGACAAGCTCAAGGAGCAGCGCATCCCGAGATTCATCGTGCAGCCGCTCGTCGAGAACGCCATGTACCACGGCTTCACGGACCAGAACGGCTGCGTGACCGTGCGCGTCCGCCGCGAGGGAGCGGTCCACTACGCGATCGAGGTGTCCGATGACGGCATCGGCATGGACAGCCAGGCGCTGGAGAGGCTGCTGGAGGAGAGCGACGAGAGCAGCCGCAAGTCCGGGCTCGGCATCGGCCTCAGCTTCGTCGACCGCTCCATCCGCACGCATTTCGGAGAGCCGTACCGCCTGCATGCGGCCAGCTCGCCCGGCGAGGGCACGACGATGAGCATCATCCTGCCGATCCGCAGCCACGAGGAGGAACCGACATGA
- a CDS encoding extracellular solute-binding protein, with protein MSAIKRRIALTMAGLLLMMAAGLAWQGVHGREPESGGPVPSEPEATLKFYFGGDKKAATDEVWTAVSDYVKAKGLNVKFDIQFIPWPDMPGKLLVMAAAGDRWDLNFDSDTSYQQMAARGSYLPLDDLLPRYAPNLYAKYKDQGTLGSATVDGEIVALPWTVKMNQRFYAGWRSDLARKAGIAREPDSVRTIEDVDRLLHELREAYPEAKLTRTSPLPIYTVREEWVDLGFHNLGFYLGDPKLTVRALEDQPFYLEAARMSRSWYESNILNRDALIDKESAADQWRGGKMLFTITSHEWAFAADPGFTDPSYAQQMSLLYPDKRYVNRSPTANVVAINRNSEHPDRVLRFLDLLETDRTLYDLVIYGIQGKTYLLENGKAVYPSQMQFATSNYMDWDGQWAFWKPAFMRPTTTYPQGFWEEETRFAELPMNVDSPVAGLFISDDLIFSELSKRDQAYEELGKRIEYGMAGDPEAAVRTYRDRQERAGKARVLADVQRQIDRYLQDRTNGG; from the coding sequence ATGTCCGCAATCAAGCGCCGAATCGCGCTGACGATGGCGGGCCTGCTGCTGATGATGGCGGCGGGACTGGCCTGGCAGGGGGTGCACGGCCGCGAGCCGGAAAGCGGCGGTCCCGTTCCGAGCGAGCCGGAGGCGACGCTGAAGTTTTATTTCGGAGGGGATAAAAAAGCGGCGACCGACGAGGTGTGGACGGCCGTCAGCGACTACGTGAAGGCGAAAGGGCTGAACGTGAAGTTCGACATCCAGTTCATCCCGTGGCCGGACATGCCCGGCAAGCTGCTGGTGATGGCGGCGGCGGGAGACCGCTGGGACCTCAACTTCGACTCCGATACCTCCTACCAGCAGATGGCCGCGAGAGGCTCCTACCTGCCGCTGGACGACCTGCTGCCGCGCTATGCTCCGAACCTGTATGCCAAGTACAAGGATCAGGGCACGCTCGGCTCCGCGACGGTGGACGGGGAGATCGTCGCGCTTCCGTGGACGGTCAAGATGAACCAGCGCTTCTATGCCGGCTGGCGCTCCGATCTGGCTCGCAAGGCAGGCATCGCGCGCGAACCGGACTCGGTCCGGACGATCGAGGACGTCGACCGCCTGCTGCACGAGCTGCGCGAAGCCTACCCCGAGGCCAAGCTGACGCGCACCTCGCCGCTGCCGATCTATACGGTGAGGGAGGAGTGGGTCGATCTCGGCTTCCATAACCTCGGCTTCTACCTCGGCGATCCGAAGCTGACGGTGAGGGCGCTCGAGGACCAGCCGTTCTATCTGGAGGCGGCCCGGATGAGCCGGAGCTGGTACGAGAGCAACATCCTGAACCGCGACGCGCTCATCGACAAGGAGAGCGCCGCCGACCAGTGGCGCGGCGGCAAGATGCTGTTCACGATCACGTCCCATGAGTGGGCGTTCGCCGCCGATCCCGGCTTCACCGATCCTTCCTATGCCCAGCAAATGTCGCTGCTGTATCCCGACAAGCGGTATGTCAACCGGTCGCCGACGGCGAACGTCGTCGCCATCAACCGCAATTCGGAGCATCCCGACCGGGTGCTGCGCTTCCTCGACCTGCTCGAGACGGACCGGACGCTGTACGATCTCGTCATCTACGGCATCCAGGGCAAGACCTATCTGCTGGAGAACGGCAAGGCGGTCTACCCGAGCCAGATGCAGTTCGCTACGAGCAACTACATGGATTGGGACGGTCAGTGGGCGTTCTGGAAGCCCGCCTTCATGCGGCCGACGACGACCTACCCGCAAGGCTTCTGGGAGGAAGAGACGCGCTTCGCGGAGCTGCCGATGAACGTCGACTCGCCGGTGGCGGGCCTGTTCATCAGCGACGACCTTATCTTCTCCGAGCTGTCCAAGCGCGACCAGGCGTACGAGGAGCTCGGCAAGCGCATCGAGTACGGCATGGCCGGCGATCCGGAGGCGGCGGTCCGGACGTATCGCGACCGGCAGGAGCGCGCCGGCAAGGCGCGCGTCCTGGCCGACGTGCAGCGGCAGATCGACCGCTATCTCCAAGACCGAACGAACGGAGGGTGA
- a CDS encoding polysaccharide deacetylase family protein produces MNKMYVNVIHRADRGPAMREGLRFQQDAAHEAGIRTTILMSYEGLCDPEMVAYVKTQQQLGDEIGIHFHNFMCEEMRPFAESDDMALYLHSTASKKSIVDRIFQTFEEAFGFAPVSIGGYILDSETILYIKQKQPQVKAAITNCFEEGVKMFEGNNNSWYLFSDGGPWGAFYPSRHHHLAPARSAEEAIDIVSLPHLNRDMVLALTSRDDYFSSHPANVMRAKANDGPRSPYMRRFVDQWIQQKDYNGFSYYSVFVSTPWVMPGNIFVDDAEHAKALYVDSLQYLRQKADEGEAELATMSGFADAYRLLAGPDKPEVNLWKDILAGTKRQTFWYVDSAFRCAIDLNIGGTICDLRPYVGELSGDMGPDTEILWNGNHPYLIAKEHRGHSGHRCVVSIGGASASIENVRTGGRVGRSAEGKHQLIVDPIVLEVGGHEVTLESTFTFEGAGRIRIERRVAAVSDPDVEVGVAEVFDGCYGTTIYPEDMRGIGLHAEGAAESASLAYAYRSGKAAVESPKRLSATVPKLRTRVSLVPEPGSADRGSVQEGVLFKPYYKLSSEKTLKQGGATATWLILEQA; encoded by the coding sequence TTGAACAAGATGTATGTCAATGTCATCCACCGCGCCGACCGCGGGCCCGCCATGCGCGAGGGGCTCCGGTTCCAGCAGGATGCGGCCCATGAGGCCGGCATCCGCACCACGATCCTGATGTCGTACGAAGGGCTGTGCGATCCGGAGATGGTCGCCTACGTCAAGACGCAGCAGCAGCTCGGCGACGAGATCGGCATCCATTTCCACAACTTCATGTGCGAGGAGATGAGGCCGTTCGCCGAGAGCGACGACATGGCCCTCTACCTGCACTCGACCGCGTCCAAGAAAAGCATCGTCGACCGCATCTTCCAGACGTTCGAGGAGGCGTTCGGCTTCGCGCCGGTCTCGATCGGCGGGTACATCCTCGACTCCGAGACGATTCTCTACATCAAGCAGAAGCAGCCTCAGGTGAAGGCGGCGATCACGAACTGCTTCGAGGAAGGCGTCAAGATGTTCGAGGGCAACAACAACTCCTGGTACCTGTTCAGCGACGGCGGTCCATGGGGCGCGTTCTATCCGTCCCGGCATCATCATCTCGCTCCGGCGCGGAGCGCGGAGGAGGCGATCGACATCGTCTCGCTGCCGCATCTCAACCGCGACATGGTGCTGGCGCTGACGAGCCGCGACGACTACTTCTCGTCCCATCCGGCCAACGTCATGAGGGCCAAGGCCAACGACGGCCCGCGCAGCCCGTACATGCGCCGCTTCGTCGACCAGTGGATCCAGCAGAAGGACTACAACGGCTTCTCCTATTACAGCGTGTTCGTCAGCACGCCGTGGGTCATGCCGGGCAACATCTTCGTCGACGACGCGGAGCATGCCAAGGCGCTGTACGTCGACTCCTTGCAGTACCTGCGGCAAAAGGCCGACGAAGGCGAGGCGGAGCTCGCCACGATGAGCGGGTTCGCCGACGCTTACCGCTTGCTGGCCGGGCCGGACAAGCCGGAAGTGAACTTGTGGAAGGACATCCTCGCCGGCACGAAAAGGCAGACGTTCTGGTACGTCGACTCCGCCTTCCGCTGCGCCATCGACCTGAACATCGGCGGCACGATCTGCGATCTGCGGCCGTATGTCGGCGAGCTGTCCGGCGACATGGGGCCGGATACCGAGATCCTGTGGAACGGCAACCATCCGTACCTCATCGCCAAGGAGCATCGCGGCCATTCCGGCCATCGCTGCGTCGTCTCGATCGGCGGCGCCTCCGCCAGCATCGAGAACGTGCGCACGGGGGGGCGCGTCGGCCGCAGCGCCGAGGGCAAGCATCAGCTGATCGTCGACCCGATCGTGCTGGAGGTCGGCGGCCATGAGGTGACGCTGGAGTCGACGTTCACCTTCGAGGGCGCCGGACGCATCCGCATCGAGCGGCGCGTCGCCGCTGTCTCGGACCCGGATGTCGAGGTGGGCGTGGCGGAAGTATTCGACGGCTGCTACGGAACGACCATCTACCCGGAGGACATGCGCGGCATCGGGCTGCATGCCGAGGGCGCGGCCGAGAGCGCGTCGCTGGCGTATGCCTACCGCTCGGGCAAGGCGGCGGTGGAGTCGCCGAAGCGCCTGTCCGCCACCGTGCCCAAGCTGAGGACCCGGGTGTCGCTCGTGCCGGAGCCAGGCTCCGCCGACCGCGGCTCGGTGCAGGAGGGCGTGCTGTTCAAGCCTTATTACAAGCTGTCCTCCGAAAAGACGCTGAAGCAGGGAGGTGCCACCGCGACATGGCTGATTCTGGAGCAAGCCTGA
- a CDS encoding family 43 glycosylhydrolase — MNDNLQAAAGRKTAGNPIVTSIYTADPSAHAWGDGRLYIYASHDMDPARGCDLMDRYHVFSSADLVDWTDEGEILRSGDVAWGRPEGGFMWAPDAAFKDGVYYFYYPHPSGTDWNGTWKIGVATSSEPARGFRDQGYMEGLGGFAMIDPCVFEDEDGRHYFYYGGGGRCQGGELGEDMMSIRGGMADMEGLEDFHEAAWVFKRGGLYYLTYADNLEDNNRMRYATSASPLGPWTYRGIFLEPTGCSTTHGSVAEFKGGWYLFYHNQAISDQGNLRSMCIDRMEFEADGSIRTVVQTAGGVERAGDAAEPERPRRFYPAADARPDGGARLEAAGSASAIGGLEAPGAGAAFAGVDGGSGGRAAVRVRYASSERLAKLRLIVNGEDWSLLNALSTGGAELFDGDAGLTVPLRPGASNEIRLEGGCGDVRIAGLAVELLDE, encoded by the coding sequence ATGAACGACAATCTGCAAGCAGCAGCCGGCCGCAAGACGGCAGGCAACCCGATCGTGACCTCGATCTACACCGCCGACCCTTCCGCCCATGCGTGGGGGGACGGCCGCCTGTATATCTACGCCTCGCATGACATGGACCCGGCCCGGGGTTGCGACCTCATGGACCGCTACCACGTCTTCTCCTCCGCCGATCTGGTCGACTGGACCGACGAAGGCGAGATCCTGCGCTCGGGCGACGTCGCCTGGGGCCGCCCCGAGGGCGGCTTCATGTGGGCGCCCGACGCCGCCTTCAAGGACGGCGTCTATTATTTCTATTATCCGCATCCGAGCGGCACCGACTGGAACGGCACGTGGAAGATCGGCGTGGCGACGAGCTCCGAGCCGGCGCGCGGCTTCCGCGACCAGGGCTATATGGAAGGCCTCGGCGGCTTCGCGATGATCGATCCGTGCGTGTTCGAGGACGAGGACGGCAGGCACTATTTCTACTACGGAGGCGGAGGACGCTGCCAGGGCGGCGAGCTCGGGGAGGACATGATGTCCATCCGGGGCGGGATGGCGGACATGGAAGGGCTGGAGGACTTTCATGAAGCGGCCTGGGTGTTCAAGCGCGGCGGCCTCTACTACCTGACGTACGCCGACAACCTGGAGGACAACAACCGCATGCGCTACGCGACAAGCGCCTCTCCGCTCGGGCCTTGGACGTACCGGGGCATCTTCCTCGAGCCGACGGGCTGCTCCACCACGCACGGCTCGGTCGCCGAGTTCAAGGGCGGATGGTATCTGTTCTACCACAATCAGGCGATCTCGGACCAAGGCAACCTGCGCAGCATGTGCATCGACCGGATGGAGTTCGAGGCGGACGGCTCGATCCGCACCGTCGTTCAGACCGCCGGGGGCGTGGAGCGCGCCGGGGATGCGGCGGAGCCGGAGCGGCCGCGGCGGTTCTATCCGGCGGCGGATGCCCGGCCGGACGGAGGGGCTCGCCTGGAGGCGGCTGGCTCCGCGTCCGCGATCGGAGGCTTGGAAGCGCCGGGCGCGGGAGCGGCCTTCGCCGGCGTCGACGGCGGGAGCGGCGGCCGCGCGGCCGTGCGGGTCCGCTATGCGTCGTCCGAGCGCCTCGCCAAGCTGCGGCTGATCGTGAACGGCGAGGACTGGTCGCTGCTGAACGCCTTGTCCACGGGCGGGGCGGAGCTCTTTGACGGCGATGCCGGCTTGACGGTGCCGCTGCGGCCGGGGGCGTCCAACGAGATCCGGCTGGAGGGCGGCTGCGGCGACGTGCGGATCGCCGGGCTGGCGGTGGAGCTGCTGGACGAATAG
- a CDS encoding response regulator — protein sequence MLSVLIVDDEFEIREGLRRQIPWEEFGMSEVLTAGDGDEALELALDRRPDLIVTDIKMNRMSGLELLDALRSVPDYEWKAILVSGYDDFELVKQGMQLQAMDYILKPISKDELGRIARRAADTIAAERAERTSRSQLSDQMRLALPKLRDEVLRELAESGYDPYRQTRVQHRLQALKLEWMERMPLLMLLAEADDLKAVAASSRYPGEAELIRFGIGNVVSQTLAEEYPGQAVLFPDSDGRWAAVLACPDEGLAERALAVAEECLQRIRRFVKVGASLSLSSAPRDWAHLRPMYSECREYLEKKAAYGGGRVFTERSEEELEAEEPLSVREPSDAADLLRYGSDEDIHAAMEGFSAMVKSWERDGLKDIQQAVFHWLMDVYRLAAAAGWSDRSWERDPIALWEQLERYDNVQSLREHAEEALLRAARDLRRTSAQTSQIVQEAERIIRARYADGLTLQAVADEVHVTPVWLSKLFKKEKGRTFLEELTETRLARAKELLADVRFKIYQVSYSVGYKDPVHFTKLFKKQLGMTPKEYRRQRGILDD from the coding sequence GTGCTGAGCGTGCTGATCGTAGACGACGAATTTGAGATCCGGGAAGGGCTGCGGCGGCAGATTCCATGGGAGGAATTCGGCATGTCCGAGGTGCTCACGGCCGGAGACGGCGACGAGGCGCTGGAGCTTGCGCTGGACCGGCGGCCCGATCTGATCGTGACCGACATCAAGATGAACCGCATGTCCGGCCTGGAGCTGCTGGACGCCTTGCGCTCCGTCCCGGATTACGAGTGGAAGGCGATCCTCGTCAGCGGCTACGACGACTTCGAGCTCGTCAAGCAGGGCATGCAGCTGCAGGCGATGGACTACATCCTCAAGCCGATCAGCAAGGACGAGCTCGGACGGATCGCGCGGCGGGCCGCCGATACGATCGCCGCCGAGCGGGCGGAGCGGACGAGCCGCTCGCAGCTGAGCGACCAGATGCGGCTCGCCTTGCCCAAGCTGCGGGACGAGGTGCTGCGGGAGCTGGCGGAGAGCGGGTACGACCCGTACCGGCAGACGCGCGTGCAGCACCGGCTTCAGGCGCTGAAGCTCGAGTGGATGGAGCGGATGCCGCTGCTGATGCTGCTTGCGGAGGCGGACGACCTGAAGGCGGTCGCCGCCTCCAGCCGCTATCCGGGCGAAGCGGAGCTGATCCGGTTCGGCATCGGCAACGTCGTCAGCCAGACGCTTGCCGAGGAGTATCCCGGCCAGGCGGTTCTGTTCCCCGATTCGGACGGACGCTGGGCAGCCGTGCTCGCCTGCCCCGACGAAGGGCTGGCGGAGCGGGCGCTCGCTGTCGCCGAGGAATGCCTGCAGCGCATCCGGCGCTTCGTCAAGGTCGGCGCGAGCCTGTCGCTGTCGTCGGCTCCGCGCGACTGGGCGCATCTGCGTCCGATGTATTCCGAATGCAGGGAATACCTGGAGAAAAAGGCGGCTTACGGCGGCGGCCGCGTGTTCACCGAACGCTCCGAGGAGGAGCTCGAGGCGGAGGAGCCGCTGTCGGTCCGGGAGCCTTCCGATGCGGCCGACCTGCTGCGCTACGGCTCCGACGAGGACATCCATGCGGCGATGGAAGGCTTCTCCGCCATGGTCAAGTCGTGGGAGCGGGACGGGCTCAAGGATATCCAGCAAGCGGTCTTCCACTGGCTGATGGACGTCTATCGCCTGGCGGCGGCGGCCGGCTGGAGCGACCGCTCCTGGGAGAGGGACCCGATCGCGCTCTGGGAGCAGCTGGAGCGCTACGACAACGTGCAGTCGCTGCGCGAGCATGCGGAGGAAGCGCTGCTGCGGGCCGCCCGCGACCTGCGCCGCACGTCGGCGCAGACGAGCCAGATCGTGCAGGAGGCGGAGCGGATCATCCGGGCCCGCTATGCGGACGGGCTGACGCTGCAGGCCGTCGCGGACGAGGTGCATGTGACGCCGGTCTGGCTGAGCAAGCTGTTCAAGAAGGAAAAGGGGCGCACGTTCCTCGAGGAGCTGACCGAGACGAGGCTGGCCCGGGCCAAGGAGCTGCTCGCCGACGTCCGCTTCAAGATTTATCAGGTGTCCTACTCGGTCGGGTACAAGGACCCGGTGCATTTCACCAAGCTGTTCAAGAAGCAGCTCGGAATGACGCCCAAGGAATACCGCAGGCAAAGAGGCATCCTGGATGATTAA
- a CDS encoding cache domain-containing sensor histidine kinase, which produces MIKGSLKLASSFRNKMIFLFFAITIVPFLLFASYAYTKSVEGIQNANATFSMDYLEQTKRNVEAYLNQLNDQVNDLIGDGALQAMLAAPPDEAGEEEAVAVDLLNLVYQKKKQIDALQVRVFPLPMEAYPTYMRTLGAPPGVEREAWFERARQSVVPTWSLALGSGPGSGPLLVYVKTFTGLHDRTPRGLVATDLSESHLSRFFSPTKRLEGQRFLLLGEQGEILFDSSRSEWTGQPLPSAELEQRRQVQTEGEMTIPLQGEEQLATFVNMDSLPWTLVSLTPMKALTKPVSDLNRLLVFFLAAYLVCSVGVVAYITLSFTQPIFQLVRLMRKLEDGDFALHIPHQSRQDEIGWLYRGFNRILRRIESLIEQSTLAERSKKELEFQVLSHQINPHFLYNTLDSIRWKAENHGRTDIGEMVSALGNLLRLSLNQGKELTTVGRELEQVKAYVQIEQARIGRPLRVAYFFDERMLERPLIRLLLQPLVENAIQHSIRENIDRGKVVLTGRMDGEDLRIEIADNGRGIPDSVLRALDSEESAPVRGRRTGVGLRNVNERLKLYFGPDYRLRIDTGEQGTRIVIRHPALPPDDAGAERRLAQPGGETSQDRPANAKDASYRPDGPEG; this is translated from the coding sequence ATGATTAAGGGCTCGCTGAAGCTCGCCTCCTCGTTCCGCAACAAGATGATCTTCCTTTTTTTCGCGATTACGATCGTGCCGTTCCTGCTGTTCGCCTCCTATGCCTACACGAAGTCGGTGGAGGGCATCCAGAACGCCAACGCGACGTTCTCGATGGATTATCTGGAGCAGACCAAGCGCAACGTGGAGGCCTACCTGAACCAGCTCAACGACCAGGTGAACGACCTGATCGGCGACGGGGCGCTGCAGGCGATGCTGGCCGCGCCGCCCGACGAGGCCGGCGAGGAGGAGGCGGTCGCGGTCGACCTCCTCAACCTCGTCTACCAAAAGAAGAAGCAGATCGACGCGCTGCAGGTCCGGGTGTTCCCGCTGCCGATGGAAGCCTATCCGACCTATATGCGCACGCTCGGCGCGCCGCCCGGCGTGGAGCGGGAGGCGTGGTTCGAGCGCGCCAGGCAGAGCGTCGTGCCGACCTGGAGCCTGGCGCTCGGCAGCGGTCCCGGCTCCGGTCCGTTGCTCGTGTACGTCAAGACGTTCACGGGCCTCCATGACCGGACGCCGCGCGGGCTCGTCGCGACAGACCTGTCCGAGAGCCACCTGAGCCGCTTCTTCTCGCCGACCAAGCGGCTGGAGGGCCAGCGCTTCCTGCTGCTCGGCGAGCAAGGAGAGATCCTGTTCGACTCCTCGCGCAGCGAGTGGACCGGGCAGCCGCTTCCGTCCGCCGAGCTGGAGCAGAGGCGGCAGGTGCAGACCGAGGGCGAGATGACGATCCCGCTGCAAGGAGAGGAGCAGCTGGCGACATTCGTCAATATGGACAGCCTGCCGTGGACGCTCGTCAGCCTGACGCCGATGAAGGCGCTGACGAAGCCGGTGTCGGACCTGAACCGGCTGCTCGTCTTTTTCCTGGCCGCTTATCTCGTCTGCTCGGTCGGCGTCGTCGCCTACATCACGCTGTCGTTCACGCAGCCGATCTTCCAGCTCGTGCGGCTCATGCGCAAGCTCGAGGACGGCGACTTCGCCCTGCACATCCCGCATCAGAGCCGCCAGGACGAGATCGGCTGGCTGTACCGCGGCTTCAACCGCATCCTGCGGCGGATCGAGTCGCTCATCGAGCAGTCCACGCTCGCCGAGCGCAGCAAGAAGGAGCTGGAGTTCCAGGTGCTCAGCCATCAGATCAACCCGCACTTCCTGTACAATACGCTCGATTCGATCCGCTGGAAGGCGGAGAACCACGGCCGGACCGACATCGGCGAGATGGTGTCGGCGCTCGGCAACCTGCTGCGGCTCAGCCTCAACCAGGGCAAGGAGCTGACGACCGTCGGCCGGGAGCTGGAGCAGGTCAAGGCGTATGTGCAGATCGAGCAGGCGCGCATCGGCCGGCCGCTGCGCGTCGCGTACTTCTTCGACGAGCGCATGCTGGAGCGGCCGCTCATCCGGCTGCTGCTGCAGCCGCTCGTCGAAAACGCGATCCAGCACAGCATCCGCGAGAACATCGACCGCGGCAAGGTGGTGCTGACCGGCAGGATGGACGGGGAAGACCTGCGGATCGAGATCGCCGACAACGGCCGGGGCATCCCGGACTCGGTGCTCCGGGCGCTGGACAGCGAGGAGTCCGCCCCGGTCCGCGGCCGCCGCACCGGCGTCGGCCTGCGCAACGTCAACGAGCGGCTGAAGCTGTATTTCGGGCCGGACTACCGGCTGCGCATCGACACCGGCGAGCAGGGCACGCGCATCGTGATCCGCCATCCGGCGCTGCCGCCCGACGATGCGGGAGCGGAGCGGAGGCTGGCGCAGCCGGGCGGGGAGACAAGCCAAGACCGCCCTGCAAACGCCAAGGATGCCTCCTACCGGCCGGACGGGCCGGAAGGGTAA